From a region of the Pontibacillus yanchengensis genome:
- a CDS encoding glycoside hydrolase family 32 protein, giving the protein MNSITNHRQEVYRPQFHFTPEANWMNDPNGMVYYEGEYHLFFQYHPHSTKWGPMHWGHAVSEDLVYWEELPIALEPDELGMIFSGSAVVDWHDTTGFFNGESGLVAIFTHSDTHPDTKQVRQRQSIACSKDKGRTWHKYEANPVLENNELIDFRDPKVFWHRGTEKWVMVIAVGQCVHLYSSPDLINWIFESEFGKQDGSHDGVWECPDLFELPMEGTDKTKWVMLVSIGENPDIAFGSRTQYFIGEFDGKHFVNDHQPDVTLWLDYGRDNYAGVSFSDVQDGRRIYMGWMSNWHYANEVPTSTWRSSMTLPRIVSLQESSNGLQIKQEVVEEVDVLRTHHRLLQNETIDTEEIIPIKGTCMEIIAEFDIQSASEFGIQVRKSSQEETRIGYHVDEKNVILDRRHAGEASFHPWFASRETAPMEATNNRVKLHVYIDWSSVEVFGNDGEVAMTDLIFPSRESDQVGVYAKGGTVKLVSCTVYTLASIW; this is encoded by the coding sequence ATGAATTCGATCACGAACCATCGTCAGGAAGTATATCGACCTCAGTTCCACTTCACACCAGAAGCGAACTGGATGAATGATCCAAACGGCATGGTGTATTACGAGGGTGAATACCACCTTTTCTTTCAATACCACCCTCATAGTACGAAATGGGGACCGATGCATTGGGGGCATGCTGTGAGTGAGGATCTCGTCTATTGGGAAGAGCTCCCAATCGCACTGGAGCCAGATGAATTGGGGATGATTTTCTCAGGTAGTGCCGTTGTTGATTGGCACGATACGACGGGCTTTTTCAACGGGGAGTCAGGACTGGTTGCGATTTTTACGCATTCTGATACCCACCCTGACACGAAACAAGTTCGGCAGCGTCAAAGCATAGCCTGTAGTAAGGATAAGGGACGAACGTGGCACAAGTATGAAGCAAATCCCGTTCTAGAAAATAACGAGCTGATTGATTTTCGTGATCCGAAGGTGTTTTGGCATAGGGGCACCGAGAAGTGGGTGATGGTCATTGCTGTGGGACAATGCGTACACCTCTATAGTTCTCCTGATCTAATCAACTGGATATTCGAGAGTGAATTTGGCAAACAGGATGGGTCGCATGATGGCGTATGGGAGTGTCCAGATTTGTTTGAGCTACCTATGGAGGGTACGGACAAAACCAAATGGGTGATGCTCGTTAGTATAGGGGAGAATCCAGACATTGCATTTGGCTCTAGAACGCAATATTTTATTGGCGAATTTGACGGAAAGCACTTTGTGAATGACCATCAGCCAGACGTAACATTATGGCTTGATTATGGTCGAGATAACTATGCTGGTGTGTCGTTCTCAGATGTCCAGGATGGTCGCCGCATCTACATGGGATGGATGAGCAACTGGCATTACGCCAACGAAGTTCCAACATCTACCTGGAGGAGTTCCATGACCCTGCCTCGAATAGTATCCCTACAGGAGTCTTCCAATGGGTTGCAAATCAAGCAAGAAGTTGTTGAAGAAGTGGATGTCCTTCGTACTCATCATCGCCTTTTACAAAATGAAACCATCGATACGGAGGAAATCATCCCGATAAAAGGAACATGCATGGAAATTATCGCTGAGTTTGACATCCAATCAGCTTCGGAGTTTGGTATACAGGTTCGCAAATCCTCTCAAGAAGAAACGAGGATTGGGTATCATGTGGACGAGAAGAACGTAATCCTAGATCGCCGCCACGCTGGGGAAGCTTCGTTTCATCCATGGTTCGCTAGTAGGGAAACAGCTCCAATGGAAGCAACCAACAATCGCGTGAAGCTTCATGTTTATATCGATTGGTCCTCGGTTGAAGTGTTTGGAAACGATGGAGAAGTAGCGATGACCGATTTAATTTTTCCAAGCCGTGAGAGTGATCAAGTAGGCGTTTATGCGAAAGGTGGAACAGTGAAACTTGTTTCATGCACTGTCTATACATTAGCTTCTATTTGGTAA
- a CDS encoding sensor histidine kinase, which yields MVKPKGSTKQWTIKWKIVMLALFSTLIPLLIIGPFMFMYINKLVEDRISSAAENYLSLADNNIDRFVNDIENISNIIFLSNEIQGYLNYDQTSPRLYQLETASRDLLNNITVVSNPFINAIYIGNDQHEFLKVNRGQAQFTDDIYERIQSSSWYPMLENSEWGGTWFEAKDLHLTDDSNTLMYGRVIRDLSSSSTIGYTVISVDKNVFKDMLKGVDSSGTMLIHNGKDPIYYNGGDQIQVEEIERVLGNFQDGNTITHTFDHKKYILTKHENETTNWQMISVIPYQQIIQEFSVIRIVVLAILTLSFILALVVALLISKKITGHIRLLGNVAHKMERREKVEDVGFDQQDEIGEVGARLVSLYNRNQELTTQLYESQIKEKEAELRALQSHINPHFLYNTLNSMYWMALKAKAKPIANMAISLSKLFKLTLNEGNHLTSVKNEIELVRNYLNIQNLRFDNKIDYHIDMEPGLEEQTMIKLLLQPIVENAVHHGIEPKEDPGYIEIRGYTHHQSIVFEVSDNGVGADQDHTFGYGLSNIQERIKLFYGPEYGLKMETMKGKGTKVTLHIGFTQHKTA from the coding sequence ATGGTGAAGCCAAAAGGTTCTACAAAACAATGGACAATAAAATGGAAGATTGTCATGTTGGCACTCTTCTCGACGTTAATCCCCCTGCTTATTATCGGACCGTTTATGTTTATGTATATTAATAAATTAGTAGAAGACCGCATATCCTCAGCAGCCGAAAACTATTTAAGCCTGGCAGATAACAATATCGATCGCTTTGTAAATGATATCGAGAATATCTCCAACATTATTTTCTTATCCAATGAAATTCAAGGTTACTTGAATTATGATCAAACCTCCCCGAGGCTGTATCAATTGGAAACAGCCTCCCGTGACTTATTGAATAACATTACCGTTGTCAGTAATCCATTCATTAATGCCATATATATCGGAAATGACCAACATGAGTTTCTGAAAGTGAACCGAGGTCAGGCCCAATTCACCGACGATATTTATGAAAGAATCCAATCTTCTAGCTGGTATCCGATGCTCGAAAATAGTGAATGGGGAGGTACGTGGTTCGAAGCGAAGGACCTTCATCTCACCGATGATTCCAATACGCTCATGTATGGAAGAGTGATTCGCGACCTTAGCTCTTCTTCTACCATTGGCTATACCGTGATTAGTGTAGATAAGAATGTATTTAAAGATATGTTAAAAGGTGTCGATTCCTCTGGCACGATGCTCATCCATAATGGGAAAGACCCGATTTATTACAATGGTGGAGACCAGATTCAGGTGGAAGAAATCGAGCGTGTGCTTGGAAATTTTCAAGATGGAAACACCATTACGCATACGTTTGATCATAAAAAATACATTCTAACTAAGCATGAAAATGAAACGACAAACTGGCAAATGATTAGCGTAATCCCCTATCAACAAATCATTCAAGAGTTTAGCGTCATTCGCATTGTTGTATTAGCTATCTTGACGCTGTCCTTTATTTTGGCGTTAGTCGTTGCTTTATTGATTTCTAAGAAAATCACTGGACATATACGCTTGCTTGGAAATGTAGCCCATAAGATGGAACGACGAGAAAAGGTCGAGGACGTAGGCTTTGATCAACAGGATGAAATAGGGGAAGTAGGGGCACGGCTGGTGTCTTTATATAACCGAAACCAAGAGCTAACAACGCAATTATACGAATCCCAAATTAAAGAAAAAGAAGCAGAACTACGGGCCCTGCAAAGCCATATTAACCCGCACTTCTTGTACAATACCCTGAACTCTATGTATTGGATGGCTCTAAAAGCGAAGGCAAAACCGATAGCTAATATGGCGATTAGCTTATCGAAATTGTTTAAGCTTACGTTAAATGAAGGAAATCATCTTACTTCTGTGAAAAATGAAATCGAACTCGTACGAAACTATTTGAATATACAAAATCTGCGTTTTGATAATAAGATAGACTACCACATTGATATGGAGCCTGGTCTTGAGGAACAAACCATGATTAAGCTGTTACTACAGCCGATTGTGGAAAATGCTGTCCATCATGGGATAGAACCGAAAGAAGACCCCGGATATATTGAAATCAGAGGCTATACGCACCATCAATCGATTGTATTTGAAGTAAGTGATAATGGGGTAGGAGCGGATCAAGATCATACATTTGGCTATGGACTATCGAATATCCAAGAACGAATCAAGTTGTTTTATGGTCCTGAGTATGGATTGAAAATGGAGACCATGAAAGGAAAAGGCACTAAGGTCACGTTGCATATTGGGTTCACACAACATAAGACTGCATAA
- a CDS encoding response regulator, producing MMYKLLIVDDEKVVLDALETIIDWEDYNIELVGSASNGNEALACIKELSPDIVLTDIRMPGRNGLELVEASRAFSEDVLFIIISAYSEFQYAKKAIELEAIDYLVKPIEIDDIVEAISKAVEKKERNLKQQRLGSQLEQYQGELEEKYLLDCMLGGKVDQMERPVPFTSYAILCLGGKGESSFTDHVVDRSKHLETIMRQSFSESVYVVHTYIIEEKIILFLGSSTTNSLDHEALEAFYATFQKEIGMTPIAGISDTYKDFAQVHQAYLQAKQAFKIGYFFDQAITHHHEHEQVNQKIGESILHKIEDAVGMEDFTVQALFPLVDDVIAYISAHNLPPEKSKYVCYTCISSIYTQVQSEFGVNVTDINGEDTLLYVKLNELQSLEAIQAWLTNHLHRIDAYLKAHKGSYHDRLIQEVKHFIEKHYNEPLELNELADHFHMSSAYLSSLFSKKMGVTIFDYMTSIRMNQAKEMLRSTNYKINEICQVIGYDNQRYFNQVFKKKVGTTPGKYRTERMVKMPD from the coding sequence ATGATGTATAAACTGTTAATCGTTGATGATGAAAAAGTAGTCCTAGATGCGTTGGAAACGATTATCGATTGGGAGGACTACAACATTGAACTAGTAGGGTCAGCTTCGAATGGAAATGAGGCACTAGCGTGTATCAAGGAGTTATCGCCAGATATAGTGCTTACCGATATTCGCATGCCTGGACGGAACGGTTTAGAATTGGTAGAAGCATCAAGGGCATTCTCGGAAGACGTTCTATTTATTATTATTAGTGCTTATTCCGAATTTCAATATGCCAAAAAAGCCATTGAATTAGAAGCGATTGATTACTTAGTAAAGCCTATTGAAATCGATGATATCGTAGAGGCGATTTCCAAAGCCGTAGAAAAAAAGGAACGTAACTTGAAGCAACAACGGTTGGGAAGCCAGTTGGAGCAGTATCAGGGTGAGTTGGAAGAGAAATATTTGTTAGATTGTATGTTGGGTGGAAAGGTCGATCAGATGGAAAGGCCTGTACCTTTTACCTCATATGCCATCCTATGTCTAGGGGGTAAGGGGGAGTCTTCCTTTACAGACCACGTGGTGGATCGAAGCAAACACTTGGAAACCATTATGCGCCAGTCCTTTAGCGAGTCCGTTTATGTGGTTCATACCTATATAATAGAAGAAAAAATTATTCTATTCCTTGGCAGCTCGACTACGAATTCACTGGATCATGAAGCCTTAGAAGCATTTTATGCTACCTTCCAAAAGGAAATAGGGATGACACCAATAGCTGGTATTAGCGATACATATAAGGATTTCGCCCAAGTTCACCAAGCCTACTTGCAAGCAAAACAAGCATTTAAAATAGGGTACTTCTTTGACCAAGCGATCACCCATCATCATGAACACGAGCAAGTGAACCAGAAGATTGGGGAGAGCATTCTGCATAAAATAGAGGATGCTGTAGGGATGGAAGACTTTACAGTTCAAGCTCTTTTCCCGTTAGTGGATGACGTCATAGCCTATATTTCCGCGCACAATCTTCCACCTGAAAAGTCGAAATACGTATGCTATACGTGTATCTCCTCTATCTATACACAGGTGCAATCTGAATTTGGAGTGAACGTAACAGATATCAATGGAGAAGATACGCTGTTATATGTAAAATTAAATGAATTACAATCGCTTGAGGCAATCCAAGCCTGGCTTACGAATCATCTTCATCGTATTGATGCCTATCTCAAAGCACATAAAGGTTCTTACCACGATCGATTGATTCAAGAGGTGAAGCATTTTATTGAGAAGCACTACAATGAACCACTAGAGTTAAATGAACTAGCCGATCACTTTCATATGAGCTCTGCTTATCTAAGTAGTTTATTTTCCAAGAAAATGGGCGTAACCATCTTCGATTATATGACGTCGATCAGAATGAATCAGGCGAAGGAAATGCTACGAAGCACCAATTACAAAATCAATGAGATCTGCCAAGTGATAGGCTACGATAATCAACGATACTTTAACCAAGTCTTCAAGAAGAAGGTAGGCACCACGCCTGGGAAGTATCGGACAGAACGAATGGTGAAGATGCCTGATTAG
- a CDS encoding sodium:solute symporter family protein, which produces MGTYAIYFFIYFGFLFGMGIYYFFKVKSADDYLIAGWNMGFWSIVGTIISTFCGAAVFIGWVGMGFSVGMSGFFKFALPAYVFSLVLVLLFAKPLRRQRLYTLADLFSERFGSKLGIFPSVLSAFIYSVPTLALQIVGMSTVFKWAFGIDAVWGIFISFALILAFTILGGLPATIITDAVQAVILVIGIVLLFGASVNFGGGFEQILSNTPSEYLTPLGNAGLSGVLLFALSVGPFYIIWQSTWQRIFASKSEKIAKSAGVTALLIAMVVSIFPYAIGVIARQYVPQGMNQDEIFSYVTVDMLPPAIGGIILIGLLSALMTGADSFILQGSSNLTQDLYNRLMKPDASKKELMVASRVSVVIISVLGLILSYMITDIITIYQWALRLSAVTLVLPFLAVMFWRKVTKRAVFISMLSSAIITTIWPLLGIGWNQTIVGFLISLVTLVGISLMTEHSETEKVKAVYFEDFDRSKTTYQESTTYHA; this is translated from the coding sequence ATGGGTACATATGCCATTTATTTCTTTATTTATTTCGGGTTCCTGTTTGGGATGGGAATCTATTATTTTTTCAAGGTGAAGTCAGCGGATGACTATTTGATTGCGGGCTGGAACATGGGATTCTGGTCGATTGTTGGTACGATTATTAGTACGTTTTGTGGAGCGGCTGTGTTTATTGGATGGGTCGGCATGGGCTTTTCCGTTGGGATGTCCGGATTCTTTAAATTCGCACTCCCAGCTTACGTGTTCAGTTTAGTGCTGGTATTGTTGTTCGCAAAACCGTTACGGCGCCAACGCTTGTACACGCTGGCGGATTTATTTAGTGAACGTTTTGGTAGTAAGCTAGGCATTTTTCCATCTGTACTATCCGCATTTATCTACTCGGTGCCAACATTGGCATTACAGATTGTCGGGATGTCGACGGTGTTTAAGTGGGCATTTGGCATTGATGCGGTTTGGGGGATCTTTATTTCCTTTGCGCTCATTCTAGCGTTTACGATTTTAGGTGGCTTGCCAGCGACGATTATTACGGATGCTGTACAGGCTGTTATTTTAGTGATTGGAATTGTGCTGTTGTTCGGAGCTAGTGTGAATTTTGGTGGAGGATTTGAGCAGATCTTAAGCAATACACCTTCTGAATACTTAACGCCACTAGGGAATGCAGGCTTATCCGGGGTGTTGTTGTTTGCGTTATCGGTCGGGCCATTTTATATTATCTGGCAATCAACATGGCAGCGAATTTTTGCATCTAAGTCGGAAAAAATCGCCAAGTCAGCTGGGGTTACAGCACTCTTGATTGCCATGGTTGTGTCGATTTTTCCATATGCGATTGGCGTCATCGCAAGACAGTATGTCCCACAAGGCATGAATCAGGATGAAATCTTTTCGTATGTGACCGTGGATATGCTGCCACCGGCGATTGGAGGCATTATCTTAATTGGATTGCTTTCAGCCCTGATGACAGGAGCCGATTCGTTTATCTTGCAAGGAAGTTCTAACCTTACGCAAGACTTATATAATCGCCTCATGAAACCAGATGCTTCGAAGAAAGAGTTGATGGTTGCGTCGCGGGTAAGTGTTGTCATTATTTCGGTATTAGGATTGATTTTATCCTATATGATCACCGACATCATTACCATCTATCAGTGGGCGCTGCGGTTGTCGGCGGTTACACTCGTATTGCCTTTCTTGGCTGTCATGTTCTGGCGAAAGGTAACCAAGCGCGCTGTGTTCATCAGTATGCTCTCGTCTGCGATTATCACAACCATTTGGCCGTTACTTGGGATTGGCTGGAACCAAACGATTGTTGGGTTCTTAATTTCCCTCGTTACCTTAGTCGGCATTAGCCTGATGACAGAGCATTCGGAAACAGAAAAAGTGAAGGCTGTGTACTTTGAAGATTTTGACCGTAGTAAAACGACGTATCAAGAGTCTACAACCTATCATGCATAA
- a CDS encoding amidohydrolase, translated as MIQADQLYVNGTVLTLDEDSTRAGSVAVRDGNIVGVWEASVPAQDQVSHDVEVIDLKGHTMIPGFIDTHNHLFMYSQTREHVNCATPPNQTIQDILMRVRAQAEVVEVTEWIMGWGYDDTLLQDSRHITRGELDRVAPHHPVFIRHISGHLAVVNSKALEIAGVPEDIENPSGGHFGRDENGYLDGVLYEFPVLDYLFSSMPELSVEALTDKINRAATDYLKQGITTNTDAGVGLDLGMKEYETHTKALEEGKNPLRMRFMMLHHLVRDGGPFDGMTAEEMNEKIMADSNGRATLDSAKLFQDGSIQGLTGALREPYTQHPDVTGDLVFDQQLFNDMVQELHDRGFRVATHGNGDRAIGSIIEAYTNAIDQNKRQDHRHRIEHVQTGSQADLDKMNDYNIAASFFINHVYYWGDRHRDIFLGEARASRMNPVAEAVERDMLYTLHSDNPITAISPLFSIWAAVNRVTRSGRVLGEEQKISVDEALKSMTIYGAELNFEEEIVGSIEQGKRADFAILDQDPTKIEPMEIKDIGVVATIIGGKREFDALS; from the coding sequence ATGATACAAGCAGATCAACTCTATGTGAATGGAACCGTGTTAACACTGGATGAAGATTCAACCCGTGCAGGATCCGTAGCCGTTCGTGATGGGAACATTGTTGGTGTTTGGGAAGCCAGTGTCCCAGCGCAGGATCAGGTGTCTCATGACGTGGAGGTTATCGACTTAAAAGGGCATACAATGATTCCCGGGTTCATCGATACACATAACCATCTATTCATGTACTCGCAAACGCGTGAACACGTTAACTGTGCGACACCACCGAATCAAACGATCCAAGATATTCTCATGCGAGTGCGTGCTCAGGCTGAAGTGGTAGAGGTAACGGAATGGATTATGGGATGGGGCTATGATGACACGTTGTTACAAGATAGTCGTCATATCACCCGTGGAGAGCTGGACCGAGTAGCTCCTCATCATCCTGTCTTTATCCGTCACATCTCCGGCCATTTAGCGGTGGTGAATTCCAAGGCATTAGAAATAGCAGGTGTGCCAGAGGATATAGAAAACCCATCTGGAGGGCATTTTGGACGCGATGAAAATGGTTATCTTGATGGTGTTCTCTATGAATTTCCTGTTCTCGATTATCTATTTTCCAGTATGCCGGAGCTTTCCGTTGAAGCCTTAACCGATAAGATCAATCGGGCTGCAACGGACTACTTGAAACAAGGCATAACGACCAATACAGACGCAGGTGTGGGCTTGGACCTTGGCATGAAGGAATACGAAACCCACACAAAAGCATTGGAAGAAGGAAAAAATCCTCTGCGCATGCGCTTTATGATGCTGCATCATCTGGTGCGTGATGGAGGTCCTTTTGATGGCATGACGGCAGAGGAAATGAATGAAAAAATCATGGCCGATTCCAATGGCCGAGCTACACTGGATAGTGCCAAGTTGTTTCAAGATGGTTCCATCCAAGGTCTAACGGGGGCATTGCGTGAACCATATACCCAGCATCCTGATGTGACAGGGGACCTCGTTTTTGACCAACAGCTCTTTAATGATATGGTCCAAGAACTACATGACCGCGGCTTCCGCGTCGCTACCCATGGGAATGGTGACCGAGCGATTGGTTCGATTATCGAGGCGTACACGAACGCCATCGATCAAAACAAACGACAGGACCATCGTCACCGCATTGAGCACGTACAAACAGGATCACAGGCTGATTTAGATAAAATGAACGACTACAATATAGCAGCCTCTTTCTTCATAAATCATGTCTATTACTGGGGCGACCGCCACCGTGATATTTTCCTTGGTGAAGCACGAGCATCCAGGATGAACCCTGTTGCGGAGGCAGTGGAGCGGGATATGCTCTATACGTTACATTCCGATAATCCCATTACAGCGATATCTCCGCTGTTCTCCATCTGGGCTGCGGTGAATCGTGTCACGAGGAGCGGCAGAGTGCTAGGAGAAGAGCAGAAAATTAGTGTCGACGAGGCACTGAAATCGATGACCATCTATGGCGCAGAGCTTAACTTTGAAGAAGAGATCGTTGGTTCGATTGAGCAGGGCAAGCGCGCTGATTTCGCGATACTGGACCAGGATCCAACGAAGATTGAGCCGATGGAGATCAAGGATATTGGCGTTGTTGCGACGATTATTGGTGGGAAGAGGGAGTTTGATGCGTTGAGCTAG
- a CDS encoding DUF6366 family protein, with protein sequence MSKDSESPEQRREELRQKELNNPSSSVHGSNLADLVGGLGWKGTGVLIILMVVGGFIIAWFFR encoded by the coding sequence ATGAGTAAAGATAGTGAATCACCTGAACAAAGAAGAGAAGAACTACGACAAAAAGAGTTAAACAACCCTTCTAGTAGTGTACATGGAAGTAATCTTGCTGATTTAGTAGGTGGTTTAGGTTGGAAGGGTACTGGGGTGCTTATTATCCTGATGGTTGTAGGGGGCTTCATCATTGCGTGGTTTTTTCGCTAA
- a CDS encoding DeoR/GlpR family DNA-binding transcription regulator: MLQIERRQYIIDQLNEQGNVHIEQLADDLNVSGMTVRRDLVAMEKEGKLVRSHGGAVLPDRITQEIPYQTKLTQYHEEKESIARKAAEMIPDHAKIMLDSGTTTLEIAKLIKHRSDLVVVTNDVKISMELLYSDLEVITTGGELQKNVGAFLGATVHELLKQIKVDLLFLGAHAIDLHHGFSAPTLEKAHIKKLMLQSATTSWVVADHSKFNKRAFAHVSHLDSIDGVITDQGLSEMNREKFTQDIQLYFA; this comes from the coding sequence ATGTTACAAATTGAACGAAGGCAATATATTATCGACCAATTAAACGAACAAGGTAATGTTCATATTGAACAGTTAGCTGATGACTTGAATGTTTCTGGTATGACAGTAAGGCGTGACTTAGTAGCAATGGAAAAGGAAGGGAAACTAGTTCGCTCTCATGGAGGAGCCGTCCTACCTGACCGAATTACGCAAGAGATTCCCTACCAAACGAAGCTGACACAATATCACGAGGAAAAAGAATCCATTGCCAGGAAAGCAGCAGAGATGATTCCCGATCATGCAAAGATTATGCTAGATTCCGGTACCACAACATTAGAGATTGCTAAGTTAATTAAGCATCGTAGTGATTTAGTAGTTGTAACGAATGACGTCAAAATATCAATGGAGTTATTGTATTCAGATTTAGAAGTTATTACGACAGGCGGAGAGCTACAAAAGAATGTAGGGGCGTTTCTTGGAGCTACAGTTCATGAGCTCTTAAAACAGATAAAGGTGGATTTGTTGTTTCTAGGAGCCCATGCAATTGACCTACATCATGGCTTTTCAGCGCCAACATTAGAGAAGGCACACATTAAGAAACTAATGTTACAAAGTGCTACTACAAGTTGGGTAGTGGCAGATCATAGTAAGTTCAATAAGCGGGCTTTTGCACATGTTAGTCATTTAGATTCCATTGATGGAGTTATTACAGATCAAGGGTTAAGCGAAATGAATCGAGAAAAATTTACTCAGGACATCCAGCTTTATTTTGCGTAA
- a CDS encoding four-carbon acid sugar kinase family protein codes for MDIAVVCDDLTGSNATGVKLSKNGFRTATVVHGLPLPEGYEALCMDTDSRYVSPNLAKRRVRQILEESATKDEAKMYSKRVDSTFRGNIGAEMEEMLDFLGEDSVAIVVSSFPESGRYTVGGYLLVDDIPLQETDVAKDPVAPIETSQVTKLIQNQTDLPISSIGLHTVMEGKEALEQEIATQLETSRIISIDALTDHHIELISQVMTTIDRPVLSVDPGPLTAAYAKNVTASEHTDKKYVLTVGSATNQTGQQLSYFIDKWKVNPVYVQPKQLATFTSSWQDEVDRVVQEVDQQIAKERFMLITTYHPGQEMLDLEAIAERENTSEESLAKRITDGLSSISRKVIEKNRDQIAGCYLSGGDVTASLCSIVRARGIELEDEVMPLAAFGKFVGGYLDGMYVVTKGGMIGDKKAIATCMNYLVSATHKQ; via the coding sequence ATGGATATTGCAGTCGTTTGTGATGATCTTACAGGTTCAAATGCCACAGGGGTAAAGCTGTCAAAGAATGGCTTTCGAACAGCAACCGTGGTACACGGGCTTCCCCTTCCTGAAGGTTATGAAGCATTATGTATGGATACAGACAGTCGATATGTAAGTCCGAACCTGGCGAAACGCAGAGTTCGTCAGATTCTAGAAGAAAGCGCTACCAAAGACGAGGCGAAGATGTATAGCAAGCGAGTCGATAGTACATTTCGAGGCAATATCGGAGCAGAGATGGAAGAAATGCTTGATTTTTTAGGAGAGGATTCTGTAGCGATTGTCGTATCCTCGTTCCCGGAATCAGGCAGGTACACAGTTGGGGGCTATTTGCTAGTGGATGACATTCCGTTACAAGAGACAGATGTAGCGAAAGATCCAGTAGCTCCTATTGAAACGTCACAAGTAACAAAGCTCATCCAAAATCAAACGGATTTACCAATAAGCTCAATTGGCCTCCATACAGTTATGGAAGGTAAGGAAGCTCTCGAGCAAGAAATAGCAACTCAACTAGAGACTTCTCGTATTATTTCTATTGATGCCTTAACAGATCATCACATTGAGCTAATTTCACAGGTGATGACAACCATTGATCGTCCGGTGCTAAGTGTTGATCCTGGACCCTTAACTGCGGCATATGCAAAGAACGTAACTGCCTCAGAGCATACAGACAAAAAATATGTCCTAACAGTTGGGAGTGCTACGAACCAAACAGGCCAACAACTCTCTTATTTCATTGATAAGTGGAAGGTGAATCCTGTTTATGTTCAACCAAAACAATTAGCTACATTCACAAGCTCTTGGCAAGATGAAGTCGATCGGGTGGTTCAGGAAGTAGACCAACAGATTGCTAAGGAACGATTTATGTTAATAACAACATACCATCCTGGCCAAGAAATGCTTGATTTAGAAGCTATAGCTGAGAGAGAGAATACTAGTGAAGAAAGTTTAGCGAAGCGAATAACAGATGGATTATCCTCCATATCACGGAAAGTAATAGAAAAGAATCGAGACCAAATAGCAGGATGTTATTTGAGTGGGGGAGATGTAACTGCATCGCTTTGCTCGATTGTTCGAGCTAGAGGCATAGAACTAGAGGATGAAGTTATGCCCCTTGCAGCCTTCGGAAAATTCGTTGGTGGTTATTTAGATGGCATGTACGTTGTTACGAAAGGAGGCATGATTGGAGATAAAAAAGCCATTGCGACATGCATGAATTACTTGGTATCAGCAACCCATAAACAATAA